The stretch of DNA GGCCTATGATACATTTCTCATCAAACGGATCAAATTTACCTGAAACGTCCCaatctttctttgcaatttctttaaattttttaacGAACTTATCGTAGATTGAACTTTGAACGTAAACTCTTGAGTTTGCTGTACAGTTCTGCCCTGAATTGTAAAAAATACCGGCCGCTATCCAATCGATGGCCTTATCGAGGTCGGCATCTTCAAATACTATGGCAGGAGACTTACCACCACACTCTAGCGTAACATCTTTGAGGTTTGATTGACCAGAAGCTTCCATCACCGAGCCACCCACCTTCGTACTTCCTGTGAAAGAAATCTTATCAATGTCCATGTGTGTTCCTAGCGCTTGGCCTGCAACCGAACCATGGCCAGGAAGGACATTGACAACACCAGGCGGAAAACCagctttttttatcaaagtaGCAAAATAGAGAAGAGATAATGAGGTGTTTTCAGCGGGTTTGATGATTACTGTGTTACCTGCAGCTAGTGCACCTTGTAGTTTCCAACAAGCCATGGCTAGAGGGTAATTCCATGGCACAATTTGAGCAACGACACCAAAAGGAACCTTTAGAGTATATgcaaacttttcaaaagtcAATGGTATGGTTGAACCCTTGTTAAACTTATCAACAGACCCAGCAAAATATCTGGTAAGCTGCAATATTTGTGTTAAATCTTCCTTGGCGTTCGAGTGAAAAGGCTTGCCAGCGTCCAGAGTTTCTATAGCAGCAAGCGTATCTTTCTCCTCTTCAATCAGcttcaataaatttgaaagatataTGCCACGTTGCTCGGAAGATGTCTTTGACCAAACGTTTTCAAAAGCAGCTCTGGCGGCCTTTACAGCCTTGTCGACGTCTGTTTCATTAGCAGCTTGGAAAGAGGTTATAGGTTCACCGGTTGTTGGGTTCACGGTTTCAATGGTTTCTCCGTCTGACGATGGGCAAAACTCATTATTGATAAACAGCCCTAATGGCTGTTTTAAAGAGATTTTCAATTGAGGGATTTCGAGGTTGGTGTACAAATTaggcatttttctttttgtttgttttcaCAGTCGTATTTGGTGTAGATGTAAAGTGTAAATGATAGCAAAAATTTAAAAGTATTCCTATCTGGCGGCCTTACTTATACGAACTGTCTCGATGAAAGTTTGGGTTTACCTGATTATTAAGTGTTTACAGCAATGTATTTCTAATATCAAACTTAGTCAAAAAAACTCATTATCGAGGATGGGTAACCGAATAAAGGGTATTcaattgttattattattgtctGAAAGCCGCCGGATCCATTAAGGGCGTAAGGAAGGAAGTAAAGCAAAACAAGATAAAAAGGTCTGTATTTTTTCTGGTGGCAAAAGTTAAGAACAATTAGAAATAAagatagaagaaaaaaatgatagCAAAAGATAATCAATCTTTCCTCCAAATTGGGGAACATAGTTATGCTTTTGCGTACTTGAAACCCGCCCACGTttgatgttgaaaataCTTTCAACTCTTTCCGTGTTTTCCTTGAAGTATGGCAAGAGGTAACGTGGAGGTGCCTCTCGTGATGATAAAAGAAACGGTGAAATTTACGGGTCAACCAGTTGCCCTTGGTATTATATGTAAACATATGTATAATATGTAGAAACATCTATTTGTCGTAGTATTGTATCTGGTAGGTAATAGCATTGGAACGTTCAAGAGAGGAATCATCGCAGATTGCAATGTTTTATAGAATGTagtgttgaagaaaatacaaCAAGGACAACACGGTATAGCGAGAAGAAACTGTAAAAATTGTTTGTGCCTCGCTATCTCCACCATGTTCCTAGTGTATACCATGCATCCTGCTTTCGTAATTACTAAATGCAGAAAGTTGTTCGAGATCTCTATCGTGATTGTTATCCTCTTcgtcatcattatcattatcaataaCATTTGAAGGTGCCTCATCAGTCATTAAATTTCTACTGGTTCCAATAGTTCGCTGACCTGTTGCGGATTTATCACTTTTCAGATGATGTTCATCATCCGAGTAACTCGGCGGTAGCATGGGCAAGGAATCTAAATTAATTTCCTCATTAAATATCTCCTTCCCAGTTGGAGGGGACATGGTGAATTCAAATCctggtggtggtggtaaTATCTCACCGTTCCTTATAATTATATCATCACTAACATTTGTGGTGATGCCAGCGGTAATATTATCGCTATCACCGTCTGATAAATCATCGTCGAGATCATTATCCTCACCACCACTTTCTAATAAAGTATCTTTACCGTAGTCTTCGTAGGAAGGGGGGGGCAACTTTATACCGTTTGATTTTGCATATCCCCATTTTTTAACGTTTGCTTCGATGTAAACGAAGCCATAAGTACCGAAGTTCACATGGATTTGACAAGGTACATTGGAGCCAATAATTGGATATAAATACTTGAATTTCCAACCACGGATGTGACCACCAAcggatttttcatttagtTTTTTACCGTTTCTGGTAAAGAAAACTGTTCCGCTACGTGATCTATAGCCAATACCAACAATGTCTCCTTTTTCACATTGTGGGAATAACGTCTTTAATTGTTCATTCAGTTTGAAGGAGTCGTTAAATCTCCTGGCCCCGTTCGAATCATATGCTATTGAGTGGTGATGTCTCCCTGGTAGCCTAAAATAGGGGTAAGGATGTGTGGAGAGGCCAAACGAAATCACGCTTTTGGATGTGTCATCATTACCATTCAATGGGCCATCCGTTTCGAATATCTTGAATTCACAGTAGTACACCTTATTTATGCACGGAATAGGTAAATTTGTAGATATAGAAGCATCATAATTATAGTTTAGGAAAGATATTTCCGTTTTGTTTTCCACTACGACGGTATGATTTGGCATATCTGGATTTGGGTTAAACTCCCATGCGTGAGCTCCCTCCTCTTGAATATACTGTCTTGTTTGATCGTTCAATATTGGGTCCTCACTGGTGGCCTCCAGATTGTTGCCCTCGGATTGCTGTAATAGTCCCTGGTTAAGCAAGAAGGGCGGGTTTTGTTTGATATATTCTTCGCCTTGCTTATAATAAAATTGTTCTTCGGGTGATAGGTGCGCCAATTTACCTCTTACTTCATTAATATCGTCAAGATTGTTTGGCCACCTCAAATTCATGTTTTCCATTAGTCTTCTGCTATGTATGTGggtattattttcatcataatCACTGAACAAGGATATTCTCTGGCCAGGACCGTGCTCGTTATAATATGCAGTTATCAGCCGTGTAGCTATCTGTTTTgtgaagaaataaataatacAGATGATGATGTAGACCACCACTAGAGTCCCGAATGCAAACAACATGATATCCATGTTAAGTTCGTCAGCATTGTCTCCACCATAGGATACATCATCACGAGGAATTACCGAAGATTTACCGCACCGTATCTGTCCACCTACCGAACCAAGAATCAATGATTCTATTAGAAACTTGAATGACATCCGCCCTCTTttatgagaaaaaaattttggtaATCCAAAGCTAAAGATTTCCTTGATGGATCAACTAACGGGAGGATGTATATAATTATGAAACAGTtccttgaaattttttgtaacTAGGCGCCAGTCCTTTAGGTTTTCAATGTGATATAACGAATCCTTTCTCCACGCTGTAGTAAAAACACTATCCCCCAAAAGACTcaactgaagaaaaaatataactgGATAGAGCACAGTTCCCAAAGTATTTACAATAGAAAATTGTTATGGCGTTTTATGGATAACCTAGTATTTGccattttcctttataaCGCACTGTTccgaagaagaaaaaaagggccAACGAATGTTTAGGGCTACGGATTCATTTTGTTAGGgcttttgttctttctcAAGTTTATTTTCCCCTGAACAACCTAATAATTAGGGTACGTAGTGAAGGTCAATAATGCCTGGGATGGGTAATGTAACTCTTCCCATCGTGTGCATAACAGTTCATAAGTATCACCATAACTTTTGACTTACTGTACCTTTGGCaaactctttcttttcttgttgtcACTTAATATACGAAAAGATGCGTATAAGATGAACAATCAAGTAAATGAAGATGCTATGGACATCAATCTTGATCTCTCATTGCCCACTCACATCTCTCCAGCGACTGGCTCTGAGAGCGCCAGTGGCAGTAACGCCAGCACACTCCGCAACGATGGAAATGTGCTGGATAGCAACCTCTTGGGAAATTCAGCCGCAATTCCAGCATCTACAGCCTCTAATCAACGATCGGAAGTCATTGGTGAAAAACTAAgcatgaagaagaactcAAACGCTTCCGCTTCGAATTCAAATACGGGGGGTCCAGGACATCTGTTAAGCCAGTCTTTGACCAATGAATCACCCTCAAATGAGATATCAACGGATCAGttgaagatttttcaaaggatGGATGAAATGAGTGCAAGAATGATCGCGATGGAAGAAAGTTTTCACACGCTATCCAGCAAGATCGCGGAACAAAATTCGATGGTTTTAAACTTGAAGCAAGATAATTATAAAGTTCTAAACAAGTTGAATATATTGCTCAAACTAG from Saccharomyces mikatae IFO 1815 strain IFO1815 genome assembly, chromosome: 13 encodes:
- the SMKI13G2920 gene encoding aldehyde dehydrogenase family protein (similar to Saccharomyces cerevisiae ALD2 (YMR170C); ancestral locus Anc_2.338), whose product is MPNLYTNLEIPQLKISLKQPLGLFINNEFCPSSDGETIETVNPTTGEPITSFQAANETDVDKAVKAARAAFENVWSKTSSEQRGIYLSNLLKLIEEEKDTLAAIETLDAGKPFHSNAKEDLTQILQLTRYFAGSVDKFNKGSTIPLTFEKFAYTLKVPFGVVAQIVPWNYPLAMACWKLQGALAAGNTVIIKPAENTSLSLLYFATLIKKAGFPPGVVNVLPGHGSVAGQALGTHMDIDKISFTGSTKVGGSVMEASGQSNLKDVTLECGGKSPAIVFEDADLDKAIDWIAAGIFYNSGQNCTANSRVYVQSSIYDKFVKKFKEIAKKDWDVSGKFDPFDEKCIIGPVISSAQYDRIKEFIELGEKEEKLNMFQTSEFPTKKTKGYFIPPTIFTDVPQTSKLLQEEIFGPVLVVSKFENYDDAMKLANDTYYGLASAVFTRDVKKAHMFARDIKAGTVWINSSNDEDVTVPFGGFKMSGIGRELGQSGVDTYLQTKAVHVNLSFDN
- the EAR1 gene encoding Ear1p (similar to Saccharomyces cerevisiae EAR1 (YMR171C); ancestral locus Anc_2.336); translated protein: MSFKFLIESLILGSVGGQIRCGKSSVIPRDDVSYGGDNADELNMDIMLFAFGTLVVVYIIICIIYFFTKQIATRLITAYYNEHGPGQRISLFSDYDENNTHIHSRRLMENMNLRWPNNLDDINEVRGKLAHLSPEEQFYYKQGEEYIKQNPPFLLNQGLLQQSEGNNLEATSEDPILNDQTRQYIQEEGAHAWEFNPNPDMPNHTVVVENKTEISFLNYNYDASISTNLPIPCINKVYYCEFKIFETDGPLNGNDDTSKSVISFGLSTHPYPYFRLPGRHHHSIAYDSNGARRFNDSFKLNEQLKTLFPQCEKGDIVGIGYRSRSGTVFFTRNGKKLNEKSVGGHIRGWKFKYLYPIIGSNVPCQIHVNFGTYGFVYIEANVKKWGYAKSNGIKLPPPSYEDYGKDTLLESGGEDNDLDDDLSDGDSDNITAGITTNVSDDIIIRNGEILPPPPGFEFTMSPPTGKEIFNEEINLDSLPMLPPSYSDDEHHLKSDKSATGQRTIGTSRNLMTDEAPSNVIDNDNDDEEDNNHDRDLEQLSAFSNYESRMHGIH